The Flammeovirga pectinis genomic interval GAGAAAAACTATCAAGCATTTGAAGAAAGTATTATGCTGGTAATTGCAGATTCTTTTGAAAGAGCGTATGAAATAGCAGAACTAAAAGCAAAAAAGGCTGAAGATACTTACACTAATTGCTATGGACAAACTGTAAAATACCGATTTATAGACTCTATAGATTGTTATAGTATTAGTGAAAATGAACTAGAAGATGGAATGGAATTATATTCAAATATAGTCTCGCTGTCAAAATAGATAACTTCTGAAAAATATTTATACGAGAACTTTAAAATTGACAAGTCCAAGAAATATATGCTTTTAGATAGAGAGCTATTTGATTAAAGAGTGTGATAAAATCCATGGTCAAAAAAACAGACTTTGAAAGCTTACCAAAATACCATTATCAGATGCATCATCTTATAAATCTTAGCTAATACAGGCAGATGAAGAAAATAAAACAAGTACCAAATTTTATAATCAAGGTTTCCTTTCATTTATCAGTTTGGTTAATCGAGCAATTTCATGACATGAAAGCGTATGAAAAGCAAATTGACAATTTAAGACATCTCGAAGAAGGAACGTTAGGAAGAGAAATTGCAGACTGTTTAGACAGGCACAATTTAAAGTTAGTACCTAGATTTGAATCTCATGATCTAAAACACTCACTTTTAGGTTATGAAATGACACCTGTAGACGAAATAAGGATGCAGTCATTTATGATCGGTAATGGTAATATTTCATTGCCAAGTGTTGTGATTTTTTTATTTGGCTTCATTTTACTGCCTCACAAATGGTATCAATTATTGAAAGATTTCCAATTAGGATTAAACTCAAAGCCAATTAAAGACTGGACTATAGAGAAATATGCGGGTAAAGACATCCACCAGTTAAGAAAATATGTATTTATGACAGAAAGGAAAAAAATTAAAATTCAGCCTATACTACATGTAATAGCATACATAGGTTCTTTAGTAGCTATGATTTTTGGAGGACTTGGTATGTTATTTTGTTTACCATTTCTATTTTCATCAGTGCTTGAAGATTTGGTAGGGGCAGGATTTCCGTTTGTGGGAGGAGCAATTTTATTCATAGGTGGATTAATTAGCCTTTCAATTGTAAATAAAAACTATAAAACGAGCTACAACGCTTAGTATAACAATTCTAGAATTATCCCATTTTAAAACATGAAATTAAATTATCTCTGGAATAAAAAACTATTCAAAATATCAATTATAACTTTATGTGTTTTGATA includes:
- a CDS encoding DUF4288 domain-containing protein, coding for MLYGVKNIYRFSVEGEPDKTLIDSNYEKNYQAFEESIMLVIADSFERAYEIAELKAKKAEDTYTNCYGQTVKYRFIDSIDCYSISENELEDGMELYSNIVSLSK